The DNA window ACGCGCGCCCGTGACGAGCAGTTGAGGGCCGAACGGGCTCAGGCCGAGGTGATGAAGGCGCAAGCCGACGCCAAGAAGGCTCAGGCCGATGTGGAGCGGGCGCAGGCCGATGCCGAGAAGGCCAAGCAGGAGGCGAGGCGCGTCGAGGCCGAGGCGCAGATCGCGGCCGCCCAGGCCGAAGGATTGCGGCATGCATCCGTCGGGCCTTCCATCGAGGATTCGCAGCTCGGTCAGAAGCAGCGCCGCCTGATCCAGCAGCGGCTCCGCGATCTGGGTCTCTACACGGGTCCCGTCGACGCCATCATGGGGCCGCTGACCCGCGAGGCGATCATGGGCTACCAGAAAAGCCGCAACGCCTCCGTGACGGGCTATCTCACCCCCGAGCAGTACGACGCCCTCCTGCCGAAGGAGATGCAATAGGCAACGCCTCGCGGCTGGCGCGGCGCGTTCATCCGAGCTGCTGGTCTCGTGCGGGCGCTGCCCGTTCCTTGTGCGTCCGGACGCGGTCGGCCGCGCTCCAGGGGCGTTTCGCCAGCGTCGAGGCGGCATGATCGCGGATCCGGCTATTCCCGTCCTGGGCGCTCCGTCCGGCGGGACTGGACGCGGATGCGGCCATGGATGGCCTCGACCACCCGGTCGGTCTCCGCCGCGGCCGGGATCACGTCCGGCGATGGGGCGATGTCGCCCGCCGGTCCTGCGGCTTCCCAGCCCTCGATCCGCCACTCCGCCTGCTGCTCGTCGAGATCGAGAACGTCTTCCTGGTCCAGGATCTCGACGACCTTCCCGACCTCCGGGGCCTGGCACCGCACGATCACCACGGTGCCGCCGCGCACCACGCCCTCCGCGTAGGCGTGAGCGTCGGCGCGGGACACCCCGAGATCCTCCAGGAGAGGAGCGAGATTGTGAGGTGTGGTCCAGATGTCCAAATCGTCGGCCGGAATGCCCGCCTGCTTCAGGCGGTTCACCGCGGTGGTCGCGTGATGTTCGCTGTGGAAGAGGGATGTGACGGTCTTGGTCATCGGTCGATCCCCTGCAAGGGGCCAATGTACCACGCCGCCCCTGGATCGGCCACCTGTCCCCAGGGAGGCCGCGGGAGCGGCTTGCCCCGGCGGCGACAACGGGCCAGGATGGTTGCGCGTTGGATCGACATGGCAAAGCCTCTCAAGCGTGTTTCCGTTCCGTCCCTGGGCATGCCCGGCGTGGTTGCGTCCGCCGTCTATGCGGGTGGCCGACGTCTCAGGGAGATCCCCATCGAAGAGGCCGGGGAGTGGTCCAAGAAGCCCGGGCACGTGGTCTGGATCGGCCTGCACGAGCCCAGCCTCGAGCTCCTGAGGAGGGTCCAGGGGGAGTTCCACCTGCACGAGCTCGCCATCGAGGACGCTCTGAAGGCTCATCAGCGGCCCAAGGTCGAACAATACCACGATGCTCTGTTCGTCGTCGCCCGGACGGCCCAGATGGTGGAGGGGCGCATCGCTTTCGGCGAGACGCACCTGTTCGTCGGACGCGGCTACGTGGTCTCCGTCCGCCATGGCGCCTCGACGACCTACACGCCGGTCCGGCAGCGCTGCGAGGCGGCCCCGAAGGCGCTCGCGGAGGGCGAGGACTTCATTCTCTATGCGATCCTGGACTTCATCGTCGACAACTACATGCCGGTCATCGAGATGATCCAGGCCGAGGTGGAGGAGATCGAGGACAGCATCCTGACCGCGAGCCAGCCGCAGGACCAGATCGTCCGGCTCTATCAGCTGCGGCGCGATCTGCTGCGCCTGCGCAACGCGGCCGTGCCGCTGGTGGAGGTCTGCCGCCGGCTCGAGCAGCCAGGACTGCCCGGAATCGATGGCGCGATGCAGCCGCTCTTCCGCGACGTGTCCGACCATATCCGGCGGGTCCAGGAGGAGATCGAGTCGCTGCGGGAGGTGCTGGCCTTCGCGTTCGAGTCGAGCCTGATGACGGGTCAGTCCCAGCAGAACGAGATCACCCGGAAGCTCGCCGCCTGGGCGGCCATTCTGGCGGTTCCCACGGCGGTCGCCGGTATCTACGGCATGAATTTCGACGTGCTGCCCGAACTGCATTGGAAATACGGCTATCCCTTCGTGCTGACGGTGATCGTGGTGGCCTGCGCCTGGCTCTACTGGCGCTTCCGGGAGAAGCGCTGGCTTTGATGAGGCCGTGAGGCCAGCACCTGTGGGCCCGCAGCTTGCGCTGCGAGCCTTCAGGAGGATCGAGGGTGGCGCGAGTGGCAGCCCGGCTCGATGTCTGAGGTGATAAGCGAGAGCCAAGCTGCTCGTCGCGCACGGTTCTTTTCAGGCGGACCAGCTGGGCAGAGCCCAAGGTCGGCCTCCTGCGCGCCCAGGGGTGCGAAGCCTGTCGCAGGACCGTGCCGGCTCCCACACTTGCGACGCCTCGCGAGCGCGCCCCTCGAAGGAACCGATCTGCGCCATGATATAGCTTAGCTTGATGCATGTGTCAAGAACAAAGTGAGAACATGATCTCACCCACACCTGTCCACCACTCCCACGTCATCACCGGCCTTGTGCCGGTGATCCCGATCCGTAAGGCACGGCGCTTCACATGAGCGGGATGGCCGGGACAAGCCCGGCCATGACGTAGGGAGGATCAGGGCGAGCCCGTCCCGATTCGGACAGGCGCGGCGTTCCTATAAGCGGGATCGCCGGGACAAGCCTGGTGATGACGGGGAGAAGGTCAGGGCCGGCCATGCCGGCCCCGGCGTGCGAAGAGGCGCCTTGGATGGGGCTCGGGCCGGAGGGACATCGACCGTCACCCGTGCGATCGGCTGGAAACGAAGCGGGGTCAGGCCTTTAGACGTGGCAGTTGACCCAAAATGTCACCATCCGGGCACGGCCGCGAAAGGGCCGCAGGCGGTCGGCGTCCCGGGGCGATGCCCGACCCGACAATAAGTTGCTGAAACGTAAACGGATTTTGGCCCCTGCCTTGCCTCTGGAAAACCCGTCAAAAAGCTTGAAAATCGCGCCGTTTTCCCCCATCTAAGGGACTGATTTCAATTGGATTCGCGGGCCTGCCGAATGGCTTGACGAAGCGGCGCCGATAAGCCGCCTCTCGCGAAAGGGCAGACCGTTTTAAGAAAGACCAACCTTGACCGATCCGAACGATATCCGCTCCGGCGGCCCCGCGGGGGACCAGCCGGCGAGCGACATCAAGCTGATTTCCATCGTCGACGAGATGAAGCGCTCCTATCTCGATTACGCCATGAGCGTGATCGTGAGCCGCGCTCTGCCCGACGCGCGCGACGGCCTCAAGCCCGTGCATCGGCGCATCCTCTATTCCATGCATGAGAACGGCTATACGCCGGACAAGAAATACGTGAAGTCCGCCCGCATCGTCGGCGACGTGATGGGTCAGTACCATCCGCACGGCGACAGCGCGATCTATGACGCCTTGGTGCGCATGGCGCAGGATTTCTCGCTGCGCCTCATGCTCGTGGACGGGCAGGGCAATTTCGGTTCCGTGGACGGCGATCCGCCGGCGGCCATGCGCTACACCGAGTCCCGCCTCGCCAAGGCGGCGATGCCGCTCCTCGACGACATCGACAAGGACACGGTCGACTTCACGCCCAACTACGACGAGTCCAAGGACGAGCCGTCGGTCCTGCCGGCGCGCTTCCCGAACCTGCTCGTCAACGGGGCTGGCGGCATCGCGGTCGGCATGGCCACCAACATGCCTCCCCACAACCTGGGCGAGGTCATCAACGGCTGCCTGGCCTTCATCGACAATGACGCCATCTCGACCGAGGAGCTGATCGAGCTTATTCCGGGTCCCGACTTCCCGACCGGGGCGCTGATCCTCGGCCGCGCGGGCGTCAAGTCCGCCTACACCACGGGCCGCGGCTCCATCGTCATGCGGGCGAAGTCCGAGGTCGAGGAGATCCGCAAGGACCGCGAGGCGCTGATCTTCACCGAGATCCCGTATCAGGTGAACAAGGCCTCGCTGATCGAGAAGATCGCCGAACTCGTGCGCGAGAAGAAGATCGAGGGCATCGCCGACCTGCGCGACGAATCCGACCGCGACGGCATGCGCATCGTGGTCGAGATCAAGCGCGACGCCATGGCCGACGTGGTGCTCAACCAGCTCTATCGCTACACGCCGCTGCAGACGAGCTTCGGCGCCAACATGGTGGCGCTCAACGGCGGCCGTCCCGAGCTGATGAACCTGAAGGATCTGATCAGGGCCTTCGTGGACTTCCGCGAGGAGGTCGTCTCCCGGCGTACCAAGTACCTGCTCAACAAGGCCCGCGAGCGCGCCCACGTGCTGTGCGGCCTCGCCATCGCGGTGGCCAATATCGACGAGGTGATCCGCCTCATCCGCACGGCGCCCGATCCGAATGCTGCCCGCGAGGCCCTCATGGGCCGCGACTGGCCGGCGCACGACATCGCGCCGCTCATCGCGCTCGTGGACGATCCGCGCCACAAGATCAACGAGGACGGCACCTACCGCCTCTCCGAGACCCAGGCCCGCGCCATCCTCGACCTGCGCCTGCAGCGCCTCACCGCACTCGGCCGGGACGAGATCGGCGACGAGCTCGCCAAGTTGGCCGCGGAAATCTCAAACTATCTCGAGATCCTGCGCTCGCGCGCCCGCATCATGGGCATCATCAAGGACGAGCTGATCGAGGTCCGGGACGCCTTCGCGACCCCGCGCCGAACCCAGATCGTCGACTGGGATTCCGACGTCGACGACGAGGACCTGATCGCCCGCGAGGACATGGTCGTGACCGTGTCCCATGCCGGCTACATCAAGCGCGTGCCGCTCTCGACCTATCGTGCGCAGCGCCGCGGCGGCAAGGGCCGTTCCGCCATGACGACCCGGGACGAGGATTTCGTCACCCGCCTGTTCGTGGCCAACACCCACACGCCGGTCATCTTCTTCTCCTCCGAAGGCCAGGCCTACAAGGAGAAGGTGTGGCGCCTGCCGCTGGCCGCTCCCAACGCCAAGGGCAAGGCGCTGGTGAACATGCTGCCGATCAAGCAGGGCGAGCGCATCACCACCATCATGCCGCTGCCCGAGGACGAGGCGTCCTGGGACAAGCTCGACGTGATGTTCGCCACGTCGCGCGGGACCGTTCGCCGCAACAAGCTGTCGGACTTCGTCCAGGTGAATCGCGGCGGCAAGATCGCCATGAAGCTCGATGAGGGCGACCACATCGTCGACGTGCAGATCTGCTCGGAGAACGACGACGTGCTGCTCACCACGGCCAAGGGCCAGTGCATCCGCTTCCCCGTGACGGACGTGCGCGTGTTCAAGGGGCGCGACTCCATGGGCGTGCGCGGCATCAACCTGGCCGAGGGTGACGACATCATTTCGATGGCGATCCTGCGCCACGTGGAAGCGACCGGCGAGGAGCGTTCGGCCTATCTCAAGATGCGCCGCGCCGTGACCGGCGAGCAGATGGGCGCCGATGCCGACGCGACGGACGACGCGGAGGAGACGGAAGGCGCGAACTTCTCGCTGTCCCAGGAGCGCTATGCGGAGATGAGCGCGCAGGAGCAGTGCATCCTGACGCTCTCCGAGAAGGGCTACGGCAAGCGCACCGTGTCCTACGAATACCGCATCACGGGACGCGGCGGCAAAGGCATCACGGCCATGGCGGTCAACAGCCGCAACGGCAAGCTGGTCGCCTCCTTCCCGGTCGAGGGTTCCGACCAGATCATGCTCGTGACCGATGGCGGCCAGCTGATCCGCGTTCCGGTCGAGGGCATCCGAGTCGTCGGCCGCAACTCGCAGGGCGTCACCGTCTTCTCGACCAAGAACAAGGAGAAGGTGGTCTCGGTGGAGCACATCGAGGGCGAGGACGAGGACGGCGAAGGCATCGACGAGGTTTCGACCGAGGGCGGCGAGCCCACCGAAGGGTAAGACCCGTCGGCCGATTGAGAACATTGGAAAACCCGCCGGCTCAGGTCGGCGGGTTTTTCGTCGGCTGGAAGGCAGTCTGTCCCGGCCGCCGTTGTGCTCAGACGAGGCTCGACAGCGCGGCCGGGCTCAACACGGCCACGGCGGTGACGACGACAATGACAAGACGGACGATCATGGCTCTCTCCTGACCTAAGGTGAGCCTTATCTCTCACGGGGCGGCTCGGCTTGCCGTGTGCCAGCGCACGGCTTGCCGGATGGCCCTAATCCAGCTACGCCTTGGCCCATGACACGCACCGCGCTTTATACCGGCAGCTTCGACCCGGTGACCAACGGCCACCTGGACGTCCTGCGCCAGGCTTGCAGCGTGGCCGATCGGATCGTGGTCGCCATCGGGGTCCATTCCTCGAAGGCTCCGGTCTTCTCCGCGGAGGAGCGGGCCGACATGCTGCGCGAGGTCTGCGGGCCGGTTCTGCAGGAGCGGGGCGTCGCGCTCGAGGTCGTGACCTTCAACGACCTCGCGGTCGAGGCGGCCCGCCGCCACGGCGCGAGCCTGATCGTGCGCGGCCTTCGGGACGGCACGGATTTCGACTACGAGATCCAGATGGCCTCCATGAACGCCGCCATGGCGCCCGAGGTCCAGACCCTGTTCTTCCCGGCTTCGCCCCCTGTTCGCCCCATCACGGCCACGCTTGTGCGCCAGGTCGCCGGAATGCGCGGCGACGTCTCGGCCTTCGTGCCGGGACTTGTCGCCGAGCGCCTGAAAGCCAGATTCAGGCAGCCATAGGTAGCATCGTCCTCGATAAGGAGACTTCCCACCATGAAGCGTTTGCTCGCCGCCGGAGCGTTCGTGCTCGCCGGCCTCGTCCCGGCCCTCGCCCAGCAGGCCAACGACCCGCAGAACACGATCTTCCTCGACACCAAGGACGGCCGCATCGCCATTCGCCTGCGCCCGGATCTCGCTCCGAAGCATGTCGAGCAGATCAAGGCCCTGACGAAGCAGGGCTTTTACAACGGCGTCGTGTTCCACCGGGTGATCGACGGCTTCATGGCCCAGACCGGCGATCCGACCGGAACCGGCACCGGCAAGTCCAGCCTGCCCAACCTCCCTGCCGAGTTCACCAAGACGCCGTACAAGCGCGGCTCCGTCGGCATGGCCCGGTCCCAGAGCCCGGATTCGGCCAACAGCCAGTTCTTCATCTGCTACGAGGGCTGCGGGCCGCTCACCGGCCAGTACACGCTCTTCGGCGAGGTCGTGTCCGGCATGGACGTCGTCGACAAGATCAAGAAGGGCGATGCCGCCGCCAACGGCATGGTGTCGAACCCCGACAAGATCGTGAAGATGCAGCTCGCCGCCGACGCGAAGTGATGCGCCTTCATCCGGAATCCGGAGCGCGGCTGGTCCTCGCCGCGCTCCTGTTCGGAAACCTGGCCGCTCCGCCGCTCGCCGCTCAGGTGCTCTCACCGGCATTCGACCCGTATGCGTGGGAAGAGCCCTATCAGCAGCCGCCTCCGCTTCCAGAGGGCCTCAGGGGCACGGTCCGCCCGCGTCCCGATGCCCCGAAGGTCGAGCGTATCGACCGGATCGCCCAGATCTTCCAGGCCATTCAGGCCTGCTGGCGCCCGGCCTCGGGCAGCGGCTATTCCGGTCAGGAAATCACCCTGCGCCTGAGCTTCAAGCGCAACGGCGAGGTGCTGGGCCAGCCCCGGATCACCTATTACAAAGCGGGAACCCAGGACGACCGGCGCGAGCCCTTCACCCGAGCCGTGCGCGAAGCCTTTGAGCGCTGCACGCCACTTCCCTTTACGGAAAGCTTTGGACGTGCCATTGCCGGGCGCGTCTTCTCCTTCCGTTTCGTCGATGCCCGGCCTATGTGAGCGGGCAGGCGACTTACTTCAGCCAATACAGCCAGCACAGGAGATCCCGATGGCAGATCCGGAAAACACCATCATCATGGAAACCACCAAGGGCCGCGTGGTCATCGAGCTGCGCCCCGACCTGGCTCCCGGTCACGTGGAGCGCATCAAGACCCTGGCCCGCCAGGGCTTCTACGACAACGTGCCGTTCCATCGGGTGATCGAGGGTTTCATGGCCCAGACCGGCGACCCGACCGGCACCGGCACGGGCGGTTCGGATCTTCCTGACCTGAAGGCCGAGTTCAACGCGGAGCCGCATGTGCGCGGCACCTGCTCCATGGCGCGGACCAACTTTCCCCATTCGGCGAATTCGCAGTTCTTCATCTGCTTCGACGATGCCCGCTTCCTGGACAAGCAATACACCGTCTGGGGCAAGGTGACCGAGGGCATGGAGAACGTGGACAAGATCAAGCGCGGCGAGCCCGTGCGCGATCCAGACCGCATCGTGTCCATGAAGGTCGCGGCGGACGCGGCTTAAAGCGTTATCGTTCGTCATGGCCGGGCCCGTTCCCGGCCATGACGAACGGAAGAGTGCCTCACGTGGCGGGTTCGCCGGGACAAGCCCGACGACGGCCGCGGGGAGCGGACCAAACGGCCCGGCAATCAGGATCCATGCGCGTCGATCTGTTCGATTTCGATCTTCCCGAAGACAGCATCGCGCTCCGCCCGGCGGAGCCGCGGGATGCCGCTCGCATGCTCGTGGTCCGGCCCGAGGCCGGTTTCGAGGACAGGATCGTTCGCGATCTGCCGGATCTGCTGCAGCCGGGCGACGTGCTCGTGCTCAACAACACCAAGGTCATACCCTCCCGGCTTTACGGCCTGCGCGTTCGCGGGGACACCGCCGCGCGGGTCGAGATCATGCTGCACAAGCGGGAGGGGGGCGACCGCTGGAGGGCTTTCGCCCGTCCGGCCAAGAAGCTCAATGTCGGCGACCGAATCCGCTTCGGGGACGAGTCCGAGAGCACGGCCTGCGAACTCGTGCGCCTCGACGCGGAGGTTGTGGAGAAGGGGGAGGGCGGCGATGTCGGCTTGCGCTTTTCCTTCGCCGGAGCCTTCCTGGATGAGGCGATCGCCCGGCTTGGGGAGTTGCCGCTGCCGCCCTACATCGCCGGAAAGCGACCGACCGACGACAAGGACCTGTCGGATTACCAGACCGTCTATGCCAGGGATGAGGGGGCAGTGGCAGCCCCGACGGCCGGCCTCCATTTCACGGAGGATCTCTTCCGTCGCCTCGACGAACGCGGCATCGCCCGCCATTTCGTGACGCTCCATGTGGGGGCGGGCACGTTCCTGCCGGTGAAGGCCGATGACACCGACGAGCACCGCATGCACGCCGAATGGGGTTCCGTCTCGGCGGAGACCGCTCGGGCCCTCAACGAGGCGCGGGCCCGGGGAGGGCGCATCGTGGCGGTCGGCACGACGTCCCTCCGGCTGCTGGAAAGCGCCGCCCAGGACGATGGGACGATCGCACCCTTCTCCGGCGATACCGCCATTTTCATTACGCCCGGCTATCGCTTCAAGGCGGTGGACGTGTTGATGACCAATTTCCACCTCCCGCGCTCGACTCTCTTCATGCTGGTTTCCGCCTTTGCAGGGCTGGAATGCATGAAGACGGCCTATGCCCATGCGATCGAGACCGGCTATCGCTTCTACTCCTATGGCGATGGAAGCCTCCTCTACCGCCGCTGAGCCGCCTGCCGTCCCCGGCTCAGAAGGCCGGGCAGGGGCCATCGCCGAGGCGCGGCGGTTATGAATGGCCTTCCGTTGGCTGCGCTTCGACCGGGAACGACACAGAGAGTTTCTGAATGACCACCGAGAGCTTCACCTTCTCCGTCAACAAGACCGACGGCGCGGCGCGCAACGGCGAGATCCGGATGCCACGCGGCGTCATCCGCACGCCCGCCTTCATGCCGGTCGGTACGGCCGCCACCGTGAAGGCCATGTATCCCGACCAGGTGAAGGCGCTCGGCGCCGACGTGGTACTCGGCAACACCTATCACCTGATGCTCCGGCCCGGGGCGGAGCGCGTTGCCAGGCTCGGCGGGTTGCATCAATTCATGAACTGGCCCTATCCGATCCTGACCGATTCCGGCGGCTTTCAGGTCATGTCCCTGTCGGCCCTGCGCAAGATCGACGAGACCGGGGTGACCTTCCAGTCCCATATTGACGGCTCGACCCATGTGCTGACGCCGGAGCGCTCGATCGAGATTCAGGGCCTGCTCGGCTCCGACATCCAGATGCAGCTCGACGAATGCGTGAAGCTGCCTTGTTCCGACGAGGTGGCTGAAAAGGCCATGCGCCTGTCTCTGCGCTGGGCCGAGCGCTGCCGGGTGGCCTTCGGCGAGCAGCCCGGCAAGGCGATGTTCGGCATCGTCCAGGGAGGAGCCGTGGAGCGGCTGCGCATCGAGAGCGCCAGGGAACTCGCGGCGCTCGGCCTCAAAGGCTACGCTATCGGCGGTTTGGCGGTGGGCGAGCCGCAGGACGTGATGCTGCGCATGATCGAAACGGTCGAGCCGCATATGCCCCGAGAAAAGCCCCGCTATCTCATGGGGGTCGGCACGCCGGACGACATCGTCGAGGCGGTGCGCCGGGGTGTCGACATGTTCGACTGCGTCATGCCCACACGGGCCGGGCGCCACGGCCAGGTCTTCACCCGCCACGGCCGCATGAACCTGCGCAACGCCCGCTTCGCCGAGGATGTGAGGCCGCTCGATCCGGAATCGAAGTGCAGTGCCTCCAACACCTACAGCCGAGCCTATCTCCATCATCTCGTCCGCTCGAACGAGATCCTGGGCATGATGCTCCTGACCTGGAACAACCTGGCGTATTACCAGGAACTCATGGCCGGGTTGCGCAAGGCGATCGCCGAGGGCAGGCTTGACGATTATATCGGTGAGGTCAAGGAAGGATGGGCGAGGGGCGAGCGGGACAGCAAGGCGGAGATCGGCCAGCACGCCGACAACGTGGCCATGGGGGCGGAGGGTTGATCGGCCGGCGCAGGCCTCTTCCCGCCTGTAACCATTGGCCGAAACACCCCTCTTCCGGTACAGCGCCCGAGGTTTTGCCCTCCCGGCAAGGCTTTTCCATTGACCCGACGCACGATAGCCCCTATCTCGGGCTCACCCCTGGGAGCGCGTAGCTCAGCCGGTAGAGCATCTGACTTTTAATCAGAGGGTCCTGGGTTCGAGTCCCAGCGCGCTCACCAAGTCCTATCAAGCACTTAGATGCTGATTGGTTTTGGTCCTGCTTCCCAGAAAACCGGATTGGGAAGCGCATGGGAAGCAAGCTCAACTAAATGAGCTTTTCCACGCTGTCGCATCGGTTCACCCGCAGGTCGAACCTGACTGCCAGAATCAGCAAACGTCAGGAAGCAGCCAGAGAGCGGACCTTGTTACGGTCGCGCTGAATGCCTCAGATTGACCCCAACCGGACCTTAGACCTGGTGGGAAAATGACGTTGAGCGTCCCGAACTGTCAGCCCAGTGTCCCAGGAACGGGTCGTGAATGCCGCATTTCCGAACCGAAAACGGGTTCTAATCCCGTGGACGCGGGGTAGACCAGGGAGCACTTCGATGGAAACACGCATCGACGAGATCGGAGATGGCATCTACTGTTTCTCGACTTACGTGCCTGACATCGTGCCGCCAGCCGGATTTACGTTCAATCAGTTCCTCGTCGTCGGGGAGGAGCCGCTCCTGTTCCACGCCGGACTGCGGAAGATGTTCCCGCTTGTGTCCAAAGCCGTGTCCCGGATCATGCCAGTGCAGGACCTACGCTGGATTACGTTTGGCCACTACGAAGCCGACGAATGCGGCGCTATGAACGAATGGCTGGCCGTGGCCCCGAACGCGCAGGTCGCGCACGGAATGACGGGATGCTGGTGTCGCTGAATGACATGGCCGATCGTGCGCCGCGTGTGCTGTCGAATGGCGAGGTGATCGACATCGGCGGCAAGCGGATCCGGTACATCGACACGCCGCATGTGCCGCACGGCTGGGATGCCGGCGTGATCTTTGAGGAGACCAGCCGAACGTTGTTCTGCGGCGATCTCTTCACGCATCTGGGCAACGGCCCTGCGCTCACCGAAAGCGACATCGTGGGCCCGGCACTTGCGGCCGAGGACATCTTCTACGACACGAGCCTCGGGCCGAGCATCGCACCGACCGTTCGCCGGCTGGCCGACCTTGCCCCACGCGCTCTGGCCCTGATGCACGGCTCGTCCTTCGTGGGCGACACGGTTGGGGCTCTGCACGACCTGGCAAGCGCTTACGATGGCCGCCTGCGTGCGGCGATGGCGGGGCGTCGGCCTGACATCAACGATCCCAGGTCGTCACCCACAGCGCCCCGACGAGGACGATGTTCAGGCACGTCATCCCGGCGAGGAAGCCGAGGGCGGCACCCGGACCGCTCCACTCGATCAGGACTGCGCCGAGAGAGGGCGAGAGCGCCTGGGCGAGCAGGCTGGGCATCGCCAGCCTGCCCATGAGCGACGCGTACCCCTCCGCTCCGAACAGTGCGAGCGGCAGGGTTCCCTTCGCGATCGAGCCGATGCCATTGCCCGCACCGTACAGCGCCAAGGCAAGCGCCAGGATCGGGAACCCGAGGAACAGCAGCACGGCCCCGCACGCAACGAGGGTGACGGAGGCTGCCATGGTCCAGATCGGATGGTAGTGGCGACCGAAGGTCATCTCGACGATGCGGGCGCCGACCTGCGACGGGCCGACCAGCGCACCGAGCGCGACGGCGGCAGCAAGGCCGAGCCCCCGTGCCTGGAGGAAGGTGAGCAGGTGCACTCCGATCATGGAGGCGGTCATGGCTCCGAGGGTGAGGATCATGGCAAGGAGCATGAACGCGCGCGTCCGTCGGGTTCCGGTCAGGTGGGCAGGAGACGTTTGCCCTGGCTTCGCGCCGGAGGCCTTGCCGCCACCTGCGGGCGCCCCGATGCCGGGTATGACGAAGGCGTGCAGCGGAAGGCATACGAGCAGATGGATCGCGGCATAGGCCGCACAGGCGCCGCGCCAGCCGAAGTGCTCGACGAGCCAGGCGCTGAATGGCCAGCAGACCGTGCTGGCGAAGCCGCCCCACAGGGTCAGGGTGGTGATCGCGCGCCGGGCATCCTTGCCGTACAGGCGGCCCAGCGTGGCGAATCCCGCGTCGTAGAGGCCCGATCCCATGCCGACGCCCATGACGAGCCAAGCCATCAGGTAGACCGGAAGGCTATAGGCGAGCGCCAGCGTCGCGTGTCCGGCCGCGAGCATGACCGAGCTGCCGACGAGGACCGGACGGCCGCCCTTCGCATCGATGGTGCGCCCGACCCGGGGCGCGACCAGCCCGGCCGCGAGCAGTCCGACGGACAGCCCGGCCACGACCCAGCCGAGCGACCATCCGGTGTCGGCGGCGATCGGCTTGGCGAGCACGGCCGGCAGGTA is part of the Microvirga terrae genome and encodes:
- the corA gene encoding magnesium/cobalt transporter CorA, whose amino-acid sequence is MAKPLKRVSVPSLGMPGVVASAVYAGGRRLREIPIEEAGEWSKKPGHVVWIGLHEPSLELLRRVQGEFHLHELAIEDALKAHQRPKVEQYHDALFVVARTAQMVEGRIAFGETHLFVGRGYVVSVRHGASTTYTPVRQRCEAAPKALAEGEDFILYAILDFIVDNYMPVIEMIQAEVEEIEDSILTASQPQDQIVRLYQLRRDLLRLRNAAVPLVEVCRRLEQPGLPGIDGAMQPLFRDVSDHIRRVQEEIESLREVLAFAFESSLMTGQSQQNEITRKLAAWAAILAVPTAVAGIYGMNFDVLPELHWKYGYPFVLTVIVVACAWLYWRFREKRWL
- the gyrA gene encoding DNA gyrase subunit A, whose amino-acid sequence is MKRSYLDYAMSVIVSRALPDARDGLKPVHRRILYSMHENGYTPDKKYVKSARIVGDVMGQYHPHGDSAIYDALVRMAQDFSLRLMLVDGQGNFGSVDGDPPAAMRYTESRLAKAAMPLLDDIDKDTVDFTPNYDESKDEPSVLPARFPNLLVNGAGGIAVGMATNMPPHNLGEVINGCLAFIDNDAISTEELIELIPGPDFPTGALILGRAGVKSAYTTGRGSIVMRAKSEVEEIRKDREALIFTEIPYQVNKASLIEKIAELVREKKIEGIADLRDESDRDGMRIVVEIKRDAMADVVLNQLYRYTPLQTSFGANMVALNGGRPELMNLKDLIRAFVDFREEVVSRRTKYLLNKARERAHVLCGLAIAVANIDEVIRLIRTAPDPNAAREALMGRDWPAHDIAPLIALVDDPRHKINEDGTYRLSETQARAILDLRLQRLTALGRDEIGDELAKLAAEISNYLEILRSRARIMGIIKDELIEVRDAFATPRRTQIVDWDSDVDDEDLIAREDMVVTVSHAGYIKRVPLSTYRAQRRGGKGRSAMTTRDEDFVTRLFVANTHTPVIFFSSEGQAYKEKVWRLPLAAPNAKGKALVNMLPIKQGERITTIMPLPEDEASWDKLDVMFATSRGTVRRNKLSDFVQVNRGGKIAMKLDEGDHIVDVQICSENDDVLLTTAKGQCIRFPVTDVRVFKGRDSMGVRGINLAEGDDIISMAILRHVEATGEERSAYLKMRRAVTGEQMGADADATDDAEETEGANFSLSQERYAEMSAQEQCILTLSEKGYGKRTVSYEYRITGRGGKGITAMAVNSRNGKLVASFPVEGSDQIMLVTDGGQLIRVPVEGIRVVGRNSQGVTVFSTKNKEKVVSVEHIEGEDEDGEGIDEVSTEGGEPTEG
- the coaD gene encoding pantetheine-phosphate adenylyltransferase codes for the protein MTRTALYTGSFDPVTNGHLDVLRQACSVADRIVVAIGVHSSKAPVFSAEERADMLREVCGPVLQERGVALEVVTFNDLAVEAARRHGASLIVRGLRDGTDFDYEIQMASMNAAMAPEVQTLFFPASPPVRPITATLVRQVAGMRGDVSAFVPGLVAERLKARFRQP
- a CDS encoding peptidylprolyl isomerase, with the translated sequence MKRLLAAGAFVLAGLVPALAQQANDPQNTIFLDTKDGRIAIRLRPDLAPKHVEQIKALTKQGFYNGVVFHRVIDGFMAQTGDPTGTGTGKSSLPNLPAEFTKTPYKRGSVGMARSQSPDSANSQFFICYEGCGPLTGQYTLFGEVVSGMDVVDKIKKGDAAANGMVSNPDKIVKMQLAADAK
- a CDS encoding peptidylprolyl isomerase gives rise to the protein MADPENTIIMETTKGRVVIELRPDLAPGHVERIKTLARQGFYDNVPFHRVIEGFMAQTGDPTGTGTGGSDLPDLKAEFNAEPHVRGTCSMARTNFPHSANSQFFICFDDARFLDKQYTVWGKVTEGMENVDKIKRGEPVRDPDRIVSMKVAADAA
- the queA gene encoding tRNA preQ1(34) S-adenosylmethionine ribosyltransferase-isomerase QueA → MRVDLFDFDLPEDSIALRPAEPRDAARMLVVRPEAGFEDRIVRDLPDLLQPGDVLVLNNTKVIPSRLYGLRVRGDTAARVEIMLHKREGGDRWRAFARPAKKLNVGDRIRFGDESESTACELVRLDAEVVEKGEGGDVGLRFSFAGAFLDEAIARLGELPLPPYIAGKRPTDDKDLSDYQTVYARDEGAVAAPTAGLHFTEDLFRRLDERGIARHFVTLHVGAGTFLPVKADDTDEHRMHAEWGSVSAETARALNEARARGGRIVAVGTTSLRLLESAAQDDGTIAPFSGDTAIFITPGYRFKAVDVLMTNFHLPRSTLFMLVSAFAGLECMKTAYAHAIETGYRFYSYGDGSLLYRR